The window CACTCCTCAATAGAGCGTGCACTCCTTTTAGTTGCACGAAGGGGCCACGGGGAGGCCAACTCCTACTTTGCATAACGAACGCTTCTGCCTGGTGATGGATGGTAAGTCACAGATACAGCGGGGACATGTGCATCAATGCTCTAGTCTCTAGCGGGCACCAGACCAGAGACTAAAGAAATTGGCAATTTTTTTGGTAATTTCTTTTAGAAGAGTATTAAATGAGACAGTTGCGTCTGCTATCAGCACAGGGTTTTATTCAATTACTATTATTTACAACGCTTTAGGAGATAATTGGCTGCCCCATGTAGCTGAGGATTTTGGAATAATTTACATATCATATTGACCAGATTGATATAAATTACTGAGGTCAATTAGGACTAAATCAAAAATGATTTATCGGCTCGTTTAAAATGGAACTGAAGGCAAAATTCTCGAAATGGGAGATTTTTGCTATTTCTTGCTTAGTTTATAAAAATGACTCAGAATGACACcttaattaaacataattaatcAAAATGAGCTATTGCTCACACGTCACAGCACCACTTCCGCAGACGTTGTCCTGTCGAGACTTAACATCGCTGTTGAAGTCAAAATGTTTTGCGATGTGAAGATAGAGCGTTTGTTtggggcgggtgggggggggggggggtgtgtggtacaaacaaaaccccaaccGAACAAGTCTTATCTTGTTGTGCTCCACTTCGCTCACTGAAGAGTAGTCggcggagggggtggggggtgggggtgggggtggggtggggtgcgAGCAGCACCCCGGCAGCGATGACGCCCAGCGGGTTCGTCACTCCTGCGCCTGTACCGttacagagggagagggagacttGTCTGGATGATTAATGTCGGGAGagcgggaggaggaggaggaggaggagggggaggtggggtaggataggggtgtgagtgtgtacttATGGGTCGTcgtacaaaatacaaaacacgcCGCCACggctaaatgcaaaaaaagaaaaaaagaaaatagccAAAGTCACCTTAGAGCAAACACACGAGCTCCGTTTGTGCAGGTGACATCACTGCGGAGCTGCAACAAGGATTGTTTTGGAGGATTACTCCAGGATTACAATGAGCGGAGTAACACCTCTGGTTTGTGCTACATGCATTTATTCAGTTACATGGATTGAATAAGGAACACAGAAACGCACATATATGAAaacaatgttgttgtttttttctatttaaaatcgGAATTAAAACTTCCTTCCTGTCTTTTCATGTATGTGAAGACAAAGACAGCCTGAATTTGAACCTGTACTGAAGACTTGAGGCACTTGAGGTAGTTCCTGTTCAGATTCACTATTAGTCACGGAATACAGTGATGTTGAATAAACATCTTTAATAGCTGCGGTCTTACGTAATGACAACGTTCGTGTGACCTGAACGCATTAGCATGTTCCTGCCTCATTACCGTCAAGTTATTACAGCATAGGGGACACCTGCAAAATATGTGCATTCTTCCCCCAGAGTAGTGAAAAAGCCCTGGACATTGCAGCTTTGTGCCTTTGCATACACAAATAAGTATTCCAGGGTATTTAGTGGTGCCGTTATTGTTGACTGAACTTCTGCAAAGTAATCTCATGTAGGAACATTTATGTAGCAGTCTACAAGGCAAAATATTGAAATGAATCAATTCAGTTTTAAaggtgaaacattttaaatgatgaagtccacaatttgtttttaagtgtgtaaATATGGTTTTGCCATGCCTGAGATAATGGATTATCTTTGCTCATTTtgcattaaagtaaaaaaagacaTACTTGCTAATGACAGAAAGATacttgtggggttttttttgttttgttttttgtttttttttgtttttacacacgGTATTTTCTGTGCCCAGTAGATAAACTCTTAGAAGTGGGCTGACGTCCATGTGCAATAAATCTCAGTGCTCTTCACAGTCTGCTGTAGTTTATCCACAAAGGAAACCCTCCCAGCTTTGCTGCACACTGGCTGATAACATGTACTTCTCCTCTGGCGTCTCGCTCATGAAAGTGAACTTGGCTCTGAAAGGCTGCTCTAAGTCAACATTCTGCCTGTAAATCAGCAACCGAGGGCAACAAATCCCGCCCGTCCTCGGAGTGCTGGCAGCTGGAGAGTGTCGCTTGGCAGGAGTGTGGCAGGGGTGTGGCAGGAGTGTGGCAGGGGTGTGGGCAGCGAGGGAGCTATTGGAGCTGGAGGAGCGCTCGGCCATGGTCAGGCCGGTGCATTGGCTCCAGGGGGAAGCGGTCACAGGTACGCAAGTGCTGGAGGGGCCAAGAGACCGCTTTCGTCCTGCTGGTGTGGGCAGAGCTCCGGGAGTGAGGCCAGGGGTGAGTCGTTAGGCCTGGGCACGGGCCGAGGGGTGGCGCCGACGTCCAGAGTGGAGCCGGTAACCGGCGGCGCTGACTTCGCCAGCAGGAGCCAGTCCCTGTAGGCAGCCTCGCTGTAACCGCTGTGAGCGCGGGTCACCACGGAGACCGGTTGCCCAAAGTACTGGAGGTTGTGCGAGGCCGCCACATCTGCCAGGCCCCCGCCCGGCACCGAGGACGCTGGCATGCCCACCATACCCGCGCCCTGACAGGTGTGCGCTGGCCACGCCGTTGCCTTGCCCTTGTGGTCCTTCTTATACTTCATGCGGCGGTTCTGGAACCAGATCTTGATCTGCCGGTCAGTGAGCTTCAACAGAGAGGCCATCTCGAGGCGCCGTGGGCGACACAGGTAGGCGCTGTAGTGGaactccttctccagctccaggaGCTGAGAGGAGGTGAACGCGGCGCGCCCCCGCTTCCTGCCAGGGCCGCTGTCATTCTTCCTCACTCCCTCTGGAGAGCAGGCTTCGCTGCTCCTGCACGCCGATGCACCtgggaaaacacagagagacggAGTGCTAAAAATACATCCTGTCTGAGGGCTGTCGAATTAGTATGTGTTCTTAACCCCCCATGGAAGTGTGCCTAAATCCCCTCGGACAGTCTCAGTCATCTTCTGATTTTAGGTCGCCAACTGCTCCTTAAAACTTGTTTGTGAGGAGGACACATGTTTTGCGGGGAGCACATGTTAATATATCACGCACACAAAAGTTGAATGTACGATATCTGTACCATGCTTTTAAGTAAATCAGAACACTTCCACCAATGCACCTTTCCAGTCACAAACCACTCATGAATATCCCAACAAAGAATGAATTCTCGGTGAAAGTCATTTAGTGTAAAAGGGACATAAGTTTACATTTAGTTCTGTTGGTGATTCAGCTTCATATTCTACAGATTTTGGATACAAATCGGTCAGTGTTTTCCTCACAAGATGAACCCTTCCTATGACTGGATTTTGCCATTAATCTAATCTCCAAGTTAACTTCATACTGCAACCGCCAGTATTTTCTCCCAGTATTGTCTAACGCACACCAATTTACTGATCTTAATAACATGTCTTGAGTCCTTTGGTTGACATTTGGTTCCCAAAGTGGCTCATTTTATGGTAAGACAAGTTGAGTGAACTTGGAGCAAAAGGGTCATGTGACTATCGTCCAGGATCATCTGGAGGGGCTGGCGTACATGGTCCCACATTCAGTGGAGCTCAGTTAAACACTTCTACTTTTTTTTAAGGGAGCCCAGCACTGCAGTCTGAGTCCCACAGGAATCGTGCTGTATGCTTGTGGCCCTGTCAGGAGGAGCTGGAAGAAGCCCTGGCAGGTGCTAAATGCTCAGCCCTGCTCCCATCTCAAcactctcttcctttcctttgtCTGAGAGCCCCTCGGCTGACGTTTCTACTATACACAGGAGAACGTGTGGCGGCGATTCAAGTTGAAATAGGCTGAAAAAACCTGAGTGTGCATACCATGCCTGTGTTTAATTCCCACTATGAGAAACAAAGGTAGTGATCTCCATAAAATATTAATTCCTGTGCACATTCCCAGTGTGCTTTTCCCTGGAAAGTTAAGTAAATTGAATATTTTCAGtcccataaaacacaaaaactcaTCTTTAGAGGGAAAGCATTACAACAAATCAAAATCCTTGTATATTTCAGAAAGGTTTaataattgtgtttttaattattccAGTGAGTAAGAGCACTTTCCATCGTTACTTAATTGCCTGTCCCACGCGCTCAGCAGTGGCCGtacattcaaacacactgttTTTCTACACAGCAGTTTCTCAGAGCGGTGAAACGGAGCGAATTCATCTCAGGAATTCTCCTCCAACGCTCTCACTCTCAACAATAACTGAACCACTTAGTGGTCCTCATTCATCTTATTGGACACATCTTATAAGCATTAGTGTTGAACATGAAATGAAGCATTACAGTagtctttgttttctgttgatCATTATAAACAATGGCCTTATAGCCAAAGTGAAGATTTTACTCCActtttttggggaaaaaagtgaACTTTAAAAAGACCAAACAATGCTGTACATCACTGCAGAACACTATAGTTATTGAAACAGGAGGTAAATTAGTATTGATTCATTGATAAAGAAGCATGATTAACAGCTCGGTCGTCTAATGAATAACTGGTTGTCATTTAACTGATGCCAGTGCATGAGTGACAAATCATGCTAATGTCAAACCAAACCTGGCTTAATTCCTTATTGACCGATTGATGATTTATAGATCTGATTTACTGCACACAGCAGTCTACATATGATCTCAATTAATTTATTCTTCAGCAACAAAGATTTCAAACCTGAATGGCAGAAGTTTGGTGTTTCAGGACTTGGAGTAGATTGTGCCTCTCTCATCCAAGGATACACAGTCTTGAAGAAGATGCTGCCTTTAGTGCTAGCTCCTTTAGCTTTCACCAAGCCATTGTCAGTTTGCTCCACCTGGTCCATGCAGTGAGGTCGAATCCCATTCGTAGTTCGGCTCACATCAGAATAGGGTATATGCGGTTGTTGAAGGAAAACATGGTCTTGCAAGTCCCACACATGGCCTGCACTGTGCTCTTTTCTGCGCGCGATAAGTTCGTCAGACTCGAACGCAGAACTGTCCTCCTGTAGAATACACGGAGAACATTGCTGGTCCACAGAACGAAGATGttgatgtttaaaaagtattttgggCATATAACTGTCATCAGTGTGTAGTTCGTGGTAAGTTACCGTTTGCATTTTGAACGCGCCTTGTCTAATTACTCAAGTTCGATTATTAATCTTGTTTGGCTCAGGCACGACACTCACACGTATTTAATTGTCTGGCAACACGGGTAAACCCCTGAGTCACGTGGGGCCGTCCTCCAATAGCCTGTCGCAGTAGATGATGCCTGAGTTGCAAAGTGTCCGCGAGGAACTTCTTGGCGAAGGAGGACGCCGTCTCCGTCTCCATGCAGCTCCCCTGTTATTATCTCGAGTGATGATCTCGAGTGAACCTGTAGAAAAAAATAAGTCAATGATAGGGATGGAGAGTTTAGACACTACGTGCTTAGAGAAGACacggtgggagagggagagagaaaaggggaaattCAAATGGACGGAGAGAAATGGAGTGCGTGAACCACTGGGATCTAGTCTTATCTTGCTCTGCCCTTTGGATTGCAGAATACAAAATGTGCTCTCCGTGAAATTAAACGAACGGAGACTTGATACAGAACTGTTTTAAATTTCTGATACTGTTGCGGTAGGTATACTGAAatgcaaatatacatgcatacatgtgtatataatcTTAATATATCGTGACATACATTTGCTGTCTCCTGTTTtggaatattttctttttcagaaagACCTACGATAtattgttttacaaatgtacTGAATTAAAATGCATCTTTATTAAAGGCTGTTTTTATCAGTGACTCCAACTTGTTCGTGTCACATTTATCGTCACTGTTATGGGCCATAACGTGCAGGCTATGTGAGTAAATGACTATTCGCTGTTCGAATAGGCTATTCGCATAATAActaatatataatgtttattaaagCTTGGTAATGCTTGGTAAGTAGATGAAGTGGCAGTTTTATGTCAACCGGATTACTTATTACCATTTATCATCAATATTATACTTGTTTTTACCTGTGGTAGCTAAAACATCAATGGCACAATTGGGTGTGGCCAGACAAAGGAAATTTGACAATCATTGTCACAGACAATGCAGAGCACAAAAGAGTAACCCTTGAGTTAGTATTCTGTGCTATATCGTGATGCTGCCTATCACCAGACTTAAACTTTGTTCTTGTGGGGTCCATAGAAAAGTTTTCTTGCCTATAACTTGATTCTTTAGTTACACCGAGTCAATATTTTAAGAAGATTTTAGaatgaaaatgaccaaaaaCAATGCCTTGAACAAAGGATCCGAGATCGTGTATCTAGATGATAAAATCATAACAGGTATTGGTGAGAAGTTATGTACTGCTGGAACTCCTTGAAGTCTGACGATATTTTATCACTAAGTAGTTTTAGAGTAACGTGGTTTGATATTAAAAAGTAGAAGCGTGTTAGCCGCTAGAAAGTTACGCCCTCTAATGTCACCTAGCCACTGAAGTGGTGAAACCGTTGACTGTGTTTAGCCTACTAGGCTACAAGCCCACTGACTTCATGCTTCAGTTACTTTTGCATTCATAGACGTTTATTACACACATACGTGCGTATTAAATGAACatctatatttgttttaaaaggtcCATTCTAATTCATGTacgaaacttaaaaaaaaatctatttattaattacaatatttacaatatttatttttattgtgatAAACGGCCGGCAAATGTTTAATGGGCATAGTTTCGTCCGATCGAAGgctatttatcatttatcatttgaaCTTCGcatttccctctttctttatACACACGTTGGAAAAGCTCAGCTAAAAGCCTCCTACAACTTCCCTAACTTGTAAAAAGGCCTAACCGGTTCAATTGCGCCTTCTCGGTACCTGTTATTATAACACCAGCTCTCCATGTTGGCGAGCTAGATTAGGCTATCTCCAGAAATATATACACTCTTAaaattatagaaataaaatttgTTCTTATTATATAattgcaattatatatatatatatatatatatatatatatatatatatatatatatatatatatatatatatatatatatatatatatatatataatttttttttttaatttttttttttatacatctCACGGACACGCTTCGATCTCCGACGCGGTTtggctacttttttttttcgtaCACATCCCAACCTACTGAGGAATCCAGAAACTAGAGTGGTCCTTGGAAAAAGGAGGCGTGTCATATTTCGGAGGGGCTTAAGATGGAAGATAACACATGGAGTAAAGAGATGAGCTGTGTCAGGTATCCAATCGAATATCACGTCAAATGGAATATTTCGTTTCCCTCATAGTGCGACCAGGAAGCCTCACGCGGAGCAAACAGCCACTTTCGTCGCCTCATAATTCTACTACAAACCCTTCTtactatttatttcatttcaagcACACAGGTTTCCTAGTCAGAGCATAACAGACCATTCATAAAGCCTTTATTAAGGAAGAATATGAAGAGGGGACTCGTGCACCTATCCTCTTCAATTGTAACTGTAAAATCAATCTTGTTTTAGGAACGATTTGTTATTTAGAGTTCAGTGAATTGCTGTCACAAGGCTTGTCAAATAGAAGCATTCACTATGCATATTACAAGTCCGGCTTCTGCCGTGCTGCAGCGCCATTAACTTGAAATATTACTGCGCTCAAGTGTGCAGTGAATGCAAGCGTAGACCTGCTCATTCCGTGACCGCAAATGAATTAAAGACCCAAAGAGATGCACTTCATATGACGCTGTTCTACCTACAGGACATATGCtttctattattattgctattattattgctattattattattattattattattattattattattattattattattattagagtagtagtagtagtagtagtagtagtagtagtagtagtagtagtattgtagtctgtttttgttcaatGTAATTTTCATATCCATACGTTTTAACACTCTTTTCACTAGACTCCCTACGCGGCCTATCCCTTTCCCACTGTGTGAAAGTAGGCCGATATAGAAATTTCCTAATTAAGGTAAGTTTGTTCCAGTGTCTAATGTCGCTAAGGCCATTCAGTAGAACTGAAAAGGAATCTTTGATGTACTGGCTCAGCAAGACCACAACTCAGCGCCTCCGCGAGTATACTACAATTCTCCGTGAACTCTGTTTGAACCACGATGTtggcaataaatcatttttctttctctcacaaaaGCGCGCCGGTCGCTCTGGGTGTCAACCCTTTTATAATTCCTCCTTACCTTCTGCGCTCTTGTGGTTGCTGACACAAACAGCTGCGTGGAACATCGATAAAACCCGCGCTTAAGCCGTTTCTTGCAAAGATAAAGCTCTATGCAAAGGGCTAAGAACGAGAGTATGGCAGAGGTTGGCAGCTATAACAAAATCATAGCAAAGCGCCAAGGACGGGTAAGCGCTCGCGCGCTCGCGTGGGCTTGCGTGTATAACGTTCTGTTGCAATGTTCTCCTCTGTGTattataaccttttttttccccaccacaTTTCAACAAACATTTCAATTGTCTTGCCTTTGTGAAGTCAAAAGAGGCATAGCTTTAAGTCTTTATAGGAAATAAATCGACCTGCTACTGTTTTGGTtcgttttgttttccctcataaaaagctatatatattttccttgtTGCTGCACCACTCGTACTACTCTGATGGCTTTCCTCAATAAGAGCATTAGTAATCTGTTAATGTTTTTCCATGGTCCGGAGTAGAACAGataagggagagggagaaaaagagtgGCCAAGAAAGGATGTTAATGGCCAGAGGATGTTGCGGGTTATAACGATGCATACAAATTGACCTGTCTTAGAAAAGCAAAGACAAGATGTATAGCATCAGTGACCTGCATTGCTGTAAACATCGAACACCTATTATAAGGGCGTTCAAGTCGAGGGCAtttatatttgcaaaaataaatgtgtataatgacACATGAAAATAACACGTGGGGATCATTTTCTAAAAGTGACATGACGCAACCTCCCATGTCCAAGGACTAGCACGCACATAGCAACCTGTTACCACTGGTGCAAGTTTTAAATGGAGATTGCATAGCTTTACTCTTACGGCGCTTGGCAGAAGGTTTCTATCCAGAGAGACATACATAGTTACACTGGGAATCGAACCCATGACCTTGCTGTGAATAGCACTATGTTTAACCAGGTGAGCTAAAAGTGCAGGAGCAGTGGAGCAGCTATGTCAGTTGTTGACCTGATAAACACtaatatttttccatatattttccataaacccgtctttttaaaaagctagCTGTCTAGTTTTAGTCCTCACTAACATACATTCCAATCGCAGAGGCAAACATTAATAAGGCACAATATATTAAAAGATTGGGCTTACACTTCCTCTTATGTTTTCCTTATATCATCTTATCTGATTATTCTTTTCTAATGAGCTACTTGGCAAGTTGCCTTTTTTGTTAGAAATAATGAACAGAATGAGTTATGAAGTAAGATGAAAATACGGTAATAAATAGCTGAACACATCATTGTTAGATATAAAACACCGCATGagtgttttatttaatcaaagAGACTACTGTTAATTAAGTAATAAGTATTGTAATACATATCAAGAAAAGTATGAATACTCATTTGAAACTCAAgcattttgttattattttaatgttttgcgACAAAAACTCCTAGGATGCTTTAATTTTGCATACACATCTTTTATAAATACCTTAGATTTAGAtgatatatgtttgtttttgggaaCAAATGGTGTCAATATGGCTAATATTGCATAAATGCACTCAAAATCCACATTTGCGTATTCTTGCCTTGTGCGTAAAAAGCTAGTTTAAGAATGccacttttgtgtttttgtctttgaaaagatGACATTAATCACCGCACACAGCAGCGCGTCTCGTGACCTCCTCGTGACCGCATATGTTTAGACACATTGCAGACACCCCAGCGGACTGGACAAAGGTCTCAGCACCGACTCAAACATCTTAAACCATGTCACAGAAAGGCAGATCTTTCCATAAAAGAATATTTCGGTTTAGAACATTTCAACTGCCTTAAGATGAAATCAGTCGGTCGTTATTCTCTCTGTTTTGAAACAGAAGGCAATTTTTCACTTGTAGCTAGTAGACTCAGCTGGTTTTAGAGAATCTTGTTTCTCAGAATTAAATATAGATTTTCATTAGATTATATTGGTCTTGAAAGCTTGCACACTATCTTGTGTCTTCAACTATGCCTCTCAGACAAGGAGTACCGTGTTTCATTATGAAGAGACATAGATCTCCACTTAAAGACAAGCCATGGTAAATGCCTCATGTGATATTGATGAGTTTAGTAGGAGGTGGATTATATGGCTTTGGAGATTCCTTCATCTTGTTCCAAACATGTCACAAGacttctaatgacctctttgtGTTAAGACTGTAGATGAGCATGGTTTCTGAGACATATCTCCAAGAGGATGGTGTGGTGTCCACCTTtttctttccacacacacacacacacacagacagagagagagagaaagagagagagagagagagagagagagagagagagagagagagagagaagacctatcatctttttttgctgtttgaaaGCATCTGTAATACCAGCTGTTCACAGGTGGCCTTGGATCTATACACAGGTCATACCTAATCCTGTTCTTTTAACAAGCCCTGGCACTGCCCATGTCTTCAGCTTCTCCTGAGTGTTCATGTTATGTTGTATTAGCTGTAATACCACAGGGAGCATTAAGATGACAAGCAGACTAAATGAATGGTCTTAAAAACCAAACTCAAGGCAGAAATATTCGGGGCTTCTTTGCCTTGCACTGATATGAAAAgcccttttttttctgtttcatagCCTAAACCTTTCATAGAATTGGAAGTCTTCAAGTGCTGTGCTTTCATAAAGTGTCAAATCACAGAAAGGCTTATCGAGGCACCTGGCACACTACAACCCAGGACTATAATCAAAAAAGTGACTTTACTCCATTCACAAATCTTAATTAGATGAAGTAAGAGAATACTGTAGAAAGTCAAGCATATTAAAACGTGTTAGAGTCTGATATTAGTCTTTGGTGTATGACGGAGAAATCTGGGTACTGGTCTCACTGCTCATACTACAGTTTTCATgcttctttaaatattattgCTCTGTAGGTCTGGTTCCTCTCATACCAAAGAAGCTTAAGAAACCATATAGGATATGCAAACTTTTTAATGTGTAATATAACCCATGAAATAGGCCTATTAGAATCTTATGACTCCATTAAAACACCTCAAAGAACCTATTAAAGGTCTAAAAGAAAAGGCAATATATGCTAAGAGATTCACACATTTATGTTAATTTACAAAGGTATATACATAATTGCATATAGGTAAGCAAATAATCTGGCAGTATTTATAATATACTGAACTTATTTTGACTACTTTTAAGTTTCCTGGAAGCTCAAATGCACAACACTTattataaatattgatatttttttcttgttgtacAGATTGTAGGAGCATGTTTATGGATGTTAAATTGTATAGGATggattttcatattttcattgaAGGCCATATTTTAAAGCCATGACATTGCAACAGCAGTCTATTTTGATAGGTCTATATTTTTGACTacatctgtattttttattttttttattttattttttttacacaaaattcAGAATACAGCATAGTTTTAAACTGTTGTGCAATTTAAACATGGAAGAATACAAAGATTCACAGCAATAGACACTGTGGCGTCATGTGAGcacattttgaaatttgaatTGCATATCTCTATATCTCGGGAGGATAAATAatactttttctctcttttttgtagGCTAGTAACACGTTACTAGCTCGCCGCTCGTGAAATGGCCGGCAACATGCAGCAGAACCTGCACGTTCTCAGAAATCAACCTGCACGGTCTCAGACGTCatagaaataaagatatttCACGAGCTCACCGCATTTTAGCGTGAAACATTTAACACCTGTTAATTTACACAATTTCTtttctgaatatatatttttatcataAACCTGGGGAATTTTCGTCGAACAGTTTACTGTTGTTGGAAGTACGCTACGTAGCCTATTCATTTTGACTGACTTTTGCTCTTTAGTTATTATGGCTCTTATGTTTTCAGTGTCAATCTCTTCACCAGAGTAGGAAAGCCATTGCATTCGGTGTCACAGTAAGTGTAAGGGTTAAGGGGTAAGACCTCGGAACAAAGATTATGGAGATTGTGTTAGCTAGTGGACCCAGGCGGTGTATGCACGCACTGCATGCTCACATTCTTTAGTAAAACACTTGAACACAACAATTAAAATAGAATTAGAGGCAATCCCGGGCCAAGGCACGGCTTAGCTACATTTTGAGGTGAAACTGATTTGCGAAATTATGGTTTATTTTCGTCGCACTGGTCGAAGTCGGAAAGTCTACGACTCTGGAAAATAGCATGGTGACCTCCGTTTCAACTCTGCACCCTTTTTGTGTTGGTGCCACGGCCGCGTTTACACAGACCACCTCGTAACAATGCTAAAGACCGGCACCTTTCAACACTAACTAAATTACTTTAAGAAGACACTTatacaacaaaaaagctatttgaagtacacacatgtgcagtagCATGCGTTCTAGGTTTCTTAAAATTAATATAGGAAAGgggtatattttaaatgtaatagcCTATAATTGCTTTCAAGAGAGTGTTATGCGTTTATAAAGGAATCTGCAATGGTTTAGGAAACAGATTATGTTGAGGACTGCAGGGTTTTGCTATTTGCAGGCTACAGACAAAAATAGCCCTGTcgaatattatttatttggtaGTAATTCGACTTGCTTAGTATTATGGAGCTTTGGAgtcttttttatttgataattatttaaattgtaaataagtaaaatgtgcttgtgtgcttagTTAACATCCTCAAATGGGAATTTTAAAATTAGGGTTTTAACTAATGAGTAAAATCAACTTGATTGcacaagggaaaaaaacctATAAAACTGATCGAGCGCTCTAGAAACACTAGACTATGTCTGATTTCCAGCTTGTGTTGCTCAGCTCTGTTTCTTGGTTCCTCTAGTAGTATGCGGTCCCtaaatggaaatgaaatgtCTTGAAAGCTGATACGAaacaaaaaatgtctttatGTTTATTGCATGTATATACATCCTACACATCCATATATCcatattatatatgatatatattatatatatatatatatatatatatattatatatatatatatatatatatatatatatatatattatatatatatatatacacacatatatatatatatacatatatatatacatccatatatatatatatatatatatatatatatatatatatatatatgtatgtgtgtgtgtgtgtgtgtgtgtgtgtgtgtgtgtgtgtgtgtgtgtgtgtgtgtgtgtgtgtgtgtgtgtgt is drawn from Electrophorus electricus isolate fEleEle1 chromosome 22, fEleEle1.pri, whole genome shotgun sequence and contains these coding sequences:
- the hoxc3a gene encoding LOW QUALITY PROTEIN: homeobox protein Hox-C3a (The sequence of the model RefSeq protein was modified relative to this genomic sequence to represent the inferred CDS: deleted 2 bases in 1 codon; substituted 1 base at 1 genomic stop codon): MHRLSSRKAKKVHSRSSLEIITGELHGDGDGVLLRQEVPRGHFATQASSTATGYWRTAPRDSGVYPCCQTIKYVRTVLRSSLTNLSRAEKSTVQAMCGTCKTMFSFNNRIYPILMXRTTNGIRPHCMDQVEQTDNGLVKAKGASTKGSIFFKTVYPWMREAQSTPSPETPNFCHSGASACRSSEACSPEGVRKNDSGPGRKRGRAAFTSSQLLELEKEFHYSAYLCRPRRLEMASLLKLTDRQIKIWFQNRRMKYKKDHKGKATAWPAHTCQGAGMVGMPASSVPGGGLADVAASHNLQYFGQPVSVVTRAHSGYSEAAYRDWLLLAKSAPPVTGSTLDVGATPRPVPRPNDSPLASLPELCPHQQDESGLLAPPALAYL